The following DNA comes from Cryptosporangium minutisporangium.
GGCTACGGCTCGGACACCACCAGGACGGTGAGCATCGGGGAACCGTCCGCCGAAGTACGGCACGTCCACGAGGTGGTCCGTCAGGCACAGGAGGCTGCCTTCGTCGCGGTATACCCGGGGGTGACCTGCGAGGCCATCGACCGGGTCGCGCGGCAAGTCATCACCGAGGCCGGGTACGGCCCGCACTTCGTGCACCGCACCGGCCACGGGATCGGCCTCACCACTCACGAGCCGCCGTACATCGTCGAGGGTGAGAAGCAGCCGCTGGAGCCGGGGATGTGTTTCTCGATCGAGCCGGGCGTCTACCTACCGGGACACTTCGGTGTCCGGATCGAGGACATCGTCACGGTCACCCGTGACGGCGGCCAACGCCTGAACGAGACCAGCCACGCGTTGGCCGTCGTGGACTGAACCCCTGCGCACGTGGCGACCGGCCGGTGCCCACCCCGAGGGGGGTGGGCACCGGCCGGTCAGCGTCCGTCACGCCGCAGCAGCAGGCGGCTCACGCCGCAGCGGCGGGCGGCGCCACGTCGCTCCGGAGCATCGCCTCGCGCCGGATCGACGCGGCGAGCCCCAGTTCGCAGAAGCCGATGACGATCGCCGTAATACTGATCGTGAGAACGATGGTGGCGAGCGACAGCGTCGGCCAGAACAGGAACACGCAGCCGGCCAAGACGGTCACGGTCCCCACCACGATCAACCAGATCCGCACGCTGCCGTGCACCCGGAACGCGAGGAACAGCGCTGACGTGCCGTCGAGGATCCAGAGCACCGCCACCAGGGCGGCCAGCACCCCGACACTGGCGGCGACGTCGGCGAGACACAGCACGCCGCCCACCACGAGCACCACTCCGATCGCGAGGGTTCCCGCCGGACGTTTCATCGAGAGACCCAGCAACACCCGGGCCACTCCGACGACCACGAGGCCGAGGCCGAGCAGCACGGCCACTACCCGCAGGGTCGCCTCGGGCCAGATTAGAACCGCCACTCCGAGTGCGACCCACGCCATCCCGAGGGCGGCCTCCCCCAGCCATGCGCCGCTCGGCCCGGTCGTCCGCCCCACTGATCGCGTCGCCATCGTCGTCCTCCCCTGCGGCCGCGGGCCCGTAGGCGGGCCCCGACGCGAAGCGTGCCGCCGACGCGGGGGCGTCCGGCTCACCCGGCCGGAGTGATTCCCTCCCGGCGAGTGCCTCGCCGACGAGCGAGGCGCCACCCTCCGCCCGCCGGCGCCGACCGAACTACAGCTGGTAATACGCGTCACCCCGAGCTGCCTCGGACCAGTCGACCACGCCGGTGATCTCGTCCCCGTCGACGAACACGTGCGTGACCTGCAGGTCCCCGTGCGTGAACACCGACGCGCAGGGTCGCGCGCTCGGAGTGCGCGACGACTACCTCGACCTCCATGCGGTCATCTTCGCGGGGATGACCATCGACTTCGCCGGGTTTGTCACGCGATACCCTCACTGGCATCGACCCAGCTCGCGGAGGTGCCTGAATGACCGGCGTGACACTGCGCCGCACCGCATGAGCGTTCCCGACCGGTGCCCGTGCGGCTCCCGCCGGGAGTACGCCGAGTGCTGCGAGCCGTTCCACCTCGGGGCCGCCGCGCCGACCGCCGAGGCGCTCATGCGCTCCCGGTACAGCGCCTTCGCCCGCAGCCTCGCTCCGTACCTGCTGCGCACCTGGCACCCCTCGACGCGCCCCGATCATCTCGATCTGGACGCCGAGATCACTTGGCGCGCCCTACAGATCGTCGACACCGTGGACGGCGGCCCGGACGACGACACCGGGGTCGTGGAGTTCCGGGCGATCGCGCGCTCGGCGGACGGCGAGCGTCACGTGCAGCACGAGCGCAGCACGTTCACGCGCGTTGACGGCCGCTGGTTCTACGTCGACGGCGGGTCGGGACCGCTGCTCCGATAAACAGCCCCTTTCCACGCCCGCGACCCGGCTGACAACTACGTGTGGTGTGGGCGATCGCCCACACCACACTTAGTTGTCGGCGGCTCGTCGTTCTCGCTGAACGGCGCTGGCGGCAGCGAGAACCTCCTCCACGACCGCCTCGGGAGCTTGCGTGCCGTCGATGATCGTCGCGCCGAGCCGCCGGTACGTGGACTCTGTAATGACGTTGTCGTCCAACGCTGCGGCCAACTCCTCCGGGTGCTGGCCGAACGCGTTCGTGGTGCGGCTCGCCAACCGCGTCGCCACCGTCTCGTCGTCGACCACCAGGCAAATCATGAGGTCGAACAGATCCCGCACCTCGTCCTCGTTC
Coding sequences within:
- a CDS encoding DUF308 domain-containing protein is translated as MATRSVGRTTGPSGAWLGEAALGMAWVALGVAVLIWPEATLRVVAVLLGLGLVVVGVARVLLGLSMKRPAGTLAIGVVLVVGGVLCLADVAASVGVLAALVAVLWILDGTSALFLAFRVHGSVRIWLIVVGTVTVLAGCVFLFWPTLSLATIVLTISITAIVIGFCELGLAASIRREAMLRSDVAPPAAAA
- a CDS encoding YchJ family protein codes for the protein MSVPDRCPCGSRREYAECCEPFHLGAAAPTAEALMRSRYSAFARSLAPYLLRTWHPSTRPDHLDLDAEITWRALQIVDTVDGGPDDDTGVVEFRAIARSADGERHVQHERSTFTRVDGRWFYVDGGSGPLLR
- a CDS encoding AAA family ATPase, with amino-acid sequence MSVIWVTGNSGAGKSTVCELLKRHGHDAVDADWEGYNHWVDRTTDRIVVSPPYPAPRGWLHRFGWKIDRARVEALAARAAGKTVFLCGSVENEDEVRDLFDLMICLVVDDETVATRLASRTTNAFGQHPEELAAALDDNVITESTYRRLGATIIDGTQAPEAVVEEVLAAASAVQRERRAADN